In one Amaranthus tricolor cultivar Red isolate AtriRed21 chromosome 8, ASM2621246v1, whole genome shotgun sequence genomic region, the following are encoded:
- the LOC130820378 gene encoding uncharacterized protein LOC130820378 gives MYLDSRREIAASFVTRPITEYEIASLLWTNPPKEEAYEPIGLLVTEGEEVIVAPSLSQIENVVKQTLRNLFVQVRTKVRLRLLERLNESRVRNHRIKAALKLREDQYQDLKSRFPEVEEAEGLKKVEMLEEKQPEAVAPAELIQRVKDLEAQVSAKDEAYKKLSSEVEAFHTAHLRDASLLEEALKDKDQQVSRCKQFEEVCSQLRLEASQ, from the exons ATGTATCTGGACTCAAGGCGAGAGATCGCCGCTTCTTTTGTGACCAGACCTATCACTGAGTATGAGATTGCCTCCCTTCTCTGGACCAATCCACCTAAAGAGGAGGCTTATGAGCCCATTGGGTTGTTGGTGACGGAGGGGGAGGAAGTAATTGTTGCCCCCTCCTTGAGTCAGATAGAAAATGTTGTGAAGCAG ACTCTTCGCAACCTTTTTGTGCAAGTTCGTACAAAAGTACGATTACGCCTTTTGGAGAGGCTAAATGAGTCAAGGGTTAGAAACCATCGGATTAAAGCTGCTCTCAAGCTTAGGGAAGATCAATATCAGGACTTGAAGTCCAGGTTTCCCGAGGTTGAGGAAGCAGAGGGGCTGAAGAAGGTGGAGATGCTGGAGGAGAAGCAGCCTGAGGCTGTGGCTCCTGCTGAGTTGATCCAGAGGGTAAAGGATCTTGAAGCTCAGGTGTCTGCCAAGGATGAGGCTTACAAGAAGTTAAGCTCCGAGGTGGAGGCTTTTCATACCGCTCACCTTCGTGATGCTTCTCTCTTGGAGGAGGCGCTTAAAGATAAAGATCAACAGGTGAGCAGGTGCAAACAATTTGAGGAGGTTTGTTCCCAACTTCGGTTGGAAGCGAGCCAATAG